From one Dermacentor silvarum isolate Dsil-2018 chromosome 3, BIME_Dsil_1.4, whole genome shotgun sequence genomic stretch:
- the LOC119443687 gene encoding glycoprotein 3-alpha-L-fucosyltransferase A, producing MAEAAPRSRSPSPHGGAAQGDGSSDDDASSHSSQNAAAVAQEALGASPSDSGESQDLVPMEDLAFDEQETPPEGSSPPHQESEPTDSAAPLMERMGAMARQIGDHFGKYRIGYTFLLAFVCIIVAVVCVALVIAKSAPKEQASATTEPPTPPPPKTSVLEYWRPWRERKGDNGLPRILRWNRIEHAKFKVVGYTVCPKGRNETVVCDVTHDRFLLMISDAIVFDDQHLAHWGMPRQRKPFQQWVFWARRHVSADVDKPSSEDSLSLPLFAGKINWTMAFRDDADIVIPYKTWRCDSSTNASLAKSTKLTSEKRKDVAWIVGSCEQSRFDKEARPQPGEGDPVQSHWEDTVSIQLFPACGKKLCTSPRGCIPHIAENYHFIVVSLKPDCFQSAYELIYDAFQYSVVPVVLAPPNATLNVPENSVVSSSDLQKPGELAGRLRELLNDRALYESYFAWKENCSFTPSEDEMCPLCRAIRTTPADSVSLHPDIQGWWTKGLKCDNDFLYGLDRAFLPQL from the coding sequence ATGGCAGAAGCCGCCCCACGCAGTCGTTCCCCGTCGCCTCACGGAGGCGCCGCTCAAGGTGACGGTAGCAGCGATGACGACGCCTCGTCACACAGTTCACAAAACGCGGCTGCTGTCGCGCAGGAAGCCCTTGGCGCCAGTCCAAGCGATTCAGGTGAGTCGCAAGACCTGGTGCCGATGGAAGACCTGGCCTTCGACGAACAGGAGACACCACCGGAAGGCTCCTCGCCACCGCACCAAGAGTCCGAGCCAACGGACAGCGCGGCACCGCTCATGGAACGTATGGGCGCAATGGCACGGCAAATCGGGGACCACTTCGGGAAGTACCGCATTGGTTACACGTTCCTCTTAGCGTTTGTGTGTATCATCGTAGCCGTGGTCTGTGTTGCCTTGGTAATCGCCAAATCGGCACCAAAAGAGCAAGCAAGCGCGACCACGGAGCCACCGACGCCACCACCGCCGAAGACTAGTGTGCTGGAGTATTGGAGGCCGTGGCGCGAGCGGAAAGGCGACAACGGGCTTCCTCGAATCCTGCGGTGGAACCGAATCGAACACGCCAAGTTCAAAGTCGTCGGGTACACCGTCTGCCCTAAGGGACGTAACGAAACGGTGGTGTGCGACGTCACTCATGACCGGTTCCTCCTGATGATCAGCGACGCTATTGTTTTTGATGACCAGCATCTGGCGCATTGGGGCATGCCTCGACAGCGCAAGCCGTTTCAACAATGGGTCTTTTGGGCAAGACGCCACGTGTCTGCTGACGTAGATAAACCGAGTTCGGAAGACTCGCTTTCACTCCCGCTATTCGCCGGAAAGATCAACTGGACGATGGCCTTCAGAGACGACGCCGACATTGTCATTCCGTACAAGACATGGCGCTGCGATTCGTCCACAAATGCGTCTCTGGCGAAGAGCACAAAGCTGACTAGCGAGAAAAGGAAAGACGTCGCCTGGATCGTGGGCAGTTGTGAGCAGAGTCGCTTTGACAAAGAAGCACGGCCCCAACCTGGAGAGGGCGACCCCGTTCAGAGTCACTGGGAGGACACAGTGAGCATCCAACTCTTTCCAGCCTGCGGGAAAAAACTGTGCACATCGCCGCGCGGCTGCATTCCGCATATCGCCGAGAACTACCATTTCATCGTAGTGTCACTGAAACCAGACTGCTTCCAGAGCGCCTACGAACTGATTTACGATGCGTTCCAATACAGCGTGGTTCCGGTCGTGTTGGCGCCACCCAACGCTACCCTCAACGTTCCCGAGAATTCGGTGGTCAGTTCGTCAGACCTTCAGAAGCCGGGCGAACTTGCTGGGCGTCTGCGAGAACTCTTGAACGACCGTGCCTTGTACGAGAGCTACTTCGCTTGGAAGGAGAACTGCTCCTTCACGCCTTCCGAGGACGAAATGTGTCCGCTGTGCCGTGCTATTCGTACAACGCCCGCGGACTCCGTAAGCCTTCATCCTGACATTCAAGGATGGTGGACCAAGGGCTTGAAGTGCGACAACGATTTTTTGTACGGCCTCGACAGGGCGTTCTTGCCACAGCTCTGA